In one window of Streptomyces sp. FXJ1.172 DNA:
- a CDS encoding LacI family DNA-binding transcriptional regulator yields the protein MNPDEPEQRVSPPTGGVPRGGSGVPGGRRRQRVSMADVAKLAGVSSQTVSRVANGHAGVISSTREQVLAAMRQLGYRPNSAARALRYGQFNTIGVILFNLSTTGNSRTVEAVATHAAAEGYAITLIPIDVPTQDNVLGAFTRMGELAVDAVIVIMESHLLDTGTVQLPPGVHVVVVDSDAGDRYSVVDTDQADGARQAVRHLLDLGHRTVWHVSGPETSYAGQRRTEAWRTVLAEAGCPVPAPLHGDWSAESGYAAGLALAQEPGCTAVFAANDQMALGLLRAFHERGRSVPSDISVVGFDDTPDAAFFIPPLTTVHQDFAEVGRRCVQGALRQIRTRNGSLPGTDLVPARLVIRQSTAPPG from the coding sequence ATGAACCCCGATGAGCCGGAGCAGCGGGTCTCGCCGCCGACGGGCGGTGTGCCGCGAGGCGGTTCCGGCGTGCCCGGCGGACGCCGCAGGCAGCGGGTCTCCATGGCGGACGTGGCCAAGCTGGCGGGTGTCTCGTCGCAGACGGTCTCCCGGGTCGCCAACGGCCACGCCGGGGTGATCAGCTCCACCCGCGAACAGGTGCTCGCCGCGATGCGGCAGCTGGGCTACCGGCCCAACAGCGCCGCACGCGCCCTTCGGTACGGCCAGTTCAACACCATCGGCGTGATCTTGTTCAACCTGTCCACCACCGGCAACAGCCGTACCGTCGAGGCGGTTGCCACCCACGCCGCGGCCGAGGGGTACGCCATCACTCTGATCCCCATCGACGTACCCACGCAGGACAATGTGCTGGGCGCCTTCACACGCATGGGCGAGCTGGCCGTCGACGCCGTCATCGTCATCATGGAGAGCCATCTGCTCGACACCGGCACCGTGCAACTGCCCCCGGGCGTTCACGTCGTCGTCGTGGACTCAGATGCCGGTGACCGGTACAGCGTGGTCGACACCGACCAGGCCGACGGCGCCCGCCAGGCGGTCAGGCACCTGCTCGACCTGGGCCACCGGACCGTATGGCATGTGTCCGGTCCCGAGACGTCCTACGCCGGCCAACGACGCACCGAGGCCTGGCGCACGGTCCTGGCGGAGGCGGGGTGCCCGGTCCCCGCCCCCCTGCACGGCGACTGGTCGGCCGAGTCCGGCTACGCGGCCGGTCTCGCCCTCGCCCAAGAACCCGGCTGCACCGCCGTGTTCGCCGCCAACGACCAGATGGCTCTCGGGCTGTTGCGCGCCTTCCATGAACGTGGCCGGTCCGTCCCCTCGGACATCAGCGTCGTCGGCTTCGACGACACCCCTGACGCCGCGTTCTTCATCCCGCCCCTCACGACGGTCCACCAGGACTTCGCGGAAGTGGGACGCCGCTGTGTCCAGGGAGCCCTGCGCCAGATCCGCACCCGCAACGGCTCACTGCCGGGCACCGACCTCGTCCCGGCCCGCCTGGTGATCAGGCAGAGCACCGCCCCGCCCGGCTGA
- a CDS encoding glycoside hydrolase family 5 protein gives MRKPPAGSRIAPRLRAVFASVAIAAVSGTTLLGAPAAAEPGTSTGTTQFKGVNWADPRDNYADDYLHLSGLSLSDDYAHTYAKASRIIEAFRANLGANTVRLPINPYTVNGSYWKSYRAVIDAATARGFKVILSYWEGTGAQKDGFIDDPATFWPMWDTVVKTYTPNRLVHFEPMNEPHGYTDSQWADIAAKWLSTYPSVPRNRVFVSGAGYNDHVTSVCADPRLKGTYLSLHHYGFWKDYATYDQWAADLKERIGTCASRTVADEFGAPMTTGLDYNKPTPDNNSVNFIQADTDIFRKLGMGSVYWPGLRTDDTYSIQTLTGTTARPWLATTNRSGADRLAWAWGRGKPVGR, from the coding sequence ATGCGCAAGCCTCCCGCCGGATCCCGTATCGCCCCCCGTCTGCGCGCCGTCTTCGCCTCGGTCGCGATCGCCGCCGTCAGCGGTACGACGCTCCTCGGCGCTCCCGCCGCCGCCGAGCCAGGCACCAGCACCGGCACGACGCAGTTCAAAGGCGTCAACTGGGCCGACCCCCGTGACAACTACGCCGACGACTACCTGCACCTGTCCGGTCTGTCGCTCTCCGACGACTACGCACACACCTACGCGAAGGCGAGCCGGATCATCGAGGCCTTCCGCGCGAACCTCGGCGCCAACACCGTACGGCTGCCGATCAACCCGTACACGGTCAACGGCTCCTACTGGAAGTCGTACCGAGCGGTCATCGACGCGGCGACGGCCCGGGGCTTCAAAGTGATCCTTTCCTACTGGGAGGGCACGGGCGCCCAGAAGGACGGGTTCATCGACGATCCCGCCACCTTCTGGCCCATGTGGGACACGGTGGTGAAGACGTACACGCCCAACCGGCTTGTCCACTTCGAACCGATGAACGAACCGCACGGATACACCGACAGTCAGTGGGCCGACATCGCCGCGAAGTGGCTGTCGACCTATCCCTCGGTCCCGCGCAACCGCGTCTTCGTCAGCGGCGCGGGCTACAACGACCACGTCACCTCGGTGTGCGCCGACCCACGCCTGAAGGGCACCTATCTGTCGCTGCACCACTACGGGTTCTGGAAGGACTACGCCACCTACGACCAGTGGGCCGCCGACCTCAAGGAACGCATCGGCACCTGCGCGAGCCGCACGGTCGCCGACGAGTTCGGCGCCCCGATGACCACGGGCCTCGACTACAACAAGCCGACTCCCGACAACAACTCCGTCAACTTCATCCAGGCCGACACCGACATCTTCCGCAAGCTCGGGATGGGCTCCGTGTACTGGCCCGGCCTGCGCACCGACGACACCTACTCGATCCAGACCCTGACCGGCACCACAGCCCGCCCCTGGCTCGCCACCACCAATCGGTCCGGCGCCGACCGGCTCGCCTGGGCCTGGGGGCGCGGCAAGCCCGTGGGCCGCTGA
- a CDS encoding extracellular catalytic domain type 1 short-chain-length polyhydroxyalkanoate depolymerase, with product MHSPTGRRLFRRAAVTTALGALAAGLSLIGPLAPATPAAAASGTFQQVTDFGSNPGNLAMYEYAPTDLPSNAPLVVALHGCTQSASDYHAHSGWQKFADEWGFAVVYPQTSTANNSLSCFSWFDSTTDARGKGEAASVKQMVDTAVAQYGSDRSRVFVTGLSAGGGMTADLLADYPDVFAGGAVDSGLPAQCATTLSAASGCQYSDQNLTPRQWGDKVRNSYPGHAGPWPRLAIWQGTSDTTVVPVNGAELRDQWTDVWGIGQTASSTQDLTGGTTESIYDDSADEPAVALFSVSGMAHGLAVSPGSGADQCGSTGTYYLDYICSSYYTAKFWGLDGSGGGSGSSLPAPSGVTVTGTTDTGASLSWTAVSGAASYDVHRAGAKAGSTTSTSYSDTGLSPGTSYQYTVAAVDSTGAVGTSSAPVTATTTGAGPRCYTDNNYNQVVAGRAHQSGGYTYADGSDQNMGLYNVAVTHTLKETSPGYFVIADTGC from the coding sequence ATGCACTCCCCCACCGGACGCAGACTCTTCAGGCGCGCCGCTGTGACCACGGCACTTGGTGCCTTGGCCGCGGGCCTGAGCCTGATCGGCCCCCTCGCACCTGCCACCCCGGCCGCCGCAGCCTCTGGCACTTTTCAGCAGGTCACGGACTTCGGCTCCAACCCGGGCAATCTGGCGATGTACGAGTACGCGCCTACGGACCTTCCCTCGAACGCCCCGCTGGTCGTCGCTCTGCACGGCTGCACCCAGTCGGCGAGCGACTATCACGCACACTCCGGCTGGCAGAAGTTCGCCGACGAGTGGGGTTTCGCCGTGGTCTATCCGCAAACCAGCACGGCCAACAACAGCCTGTCCTGCTTCAGCTGGTTCGACTCCACCACGGACGCCCGGGGCAAGGGCGAGGCAGCCTCGGTCAAGCAGATGGTCGACACCGCCGTGGCGCAGTACGGCTCGGACCGCAGCCGTGTCTTCGTCACCGGCCTGTCCGCCGGCGGTGGCATGACCGCGGATCTGCTCGCCGACTATCCGGACGTGTTCGCCGGCGGCGCCGTCGACTCCGGGCTTCCCGCGCAGTGTGCCACCACCTTGAGCGCGGCCTCCGGATGCCAGTACAGCGACCAGAACCTCACCCCTCGGCAGTGGGGCGACAAGGTCCGCAACTCCTACCCGGGACACGCCGGGCCGTGGCCGCGATTGGCGATCTGGCAGGGAACCTCGGACACCACAGTCGTCCCGGTCAACGGCGCCGAGCTGCGCGATCAGTGGACCGACGTCTGGGGCATCGGTCAGACCGCCTCCAGCACCCAGGACCTCACCGGCGGCACCACCGAGAGCATCTACGACGACTCCGCCGACGAGCCCGCCGTCGCCCTCTTCTCGGTCTCCGGCATGGCCCACGGCCTCGCCGTGAGTCCCGGTTCGGGAGCCGACCAGTGCGGAAGCACCGGAACCTACTACCTCGACTACATATGCTCCAGCTACTACACCGCGAAGTTCTGGGGACTGGACGGCTCCGGCGGCGGCTCCGGCAGCAGCCTGCCGGCGCCGTCCGGCGTGACGGTCACCGGCACCACGGACACCGGCGCATCGCTGTCCTGGACCGCCGTCAGCGGCGCCGCGTCGTACGACGTCCACCGCGCCGGTGCCAAGGCCGGCTCCACCACGAGCACTTCGTACAGCGACACCGGCCTGTCCCCCGGCACCTCCTACCAGTACACCGTCGCCGCGGTCGACTCCACCGGCGCCGTCGGCACCTCCTCGGCGCCGGTCACGGCGACCACGACCGGTGCCGGGCCCCGGTGCTACACCGACAACAACTACAACCAGGTGGTGGCCGGCCGCGCCCACCAGAGCGGCGGTTACACCTACGCCGACGGCTCCGACCAGAACATGGGCCTGTACAACGTCGCCGTCACCCATACGCTGAAGGAGACCTCCCCGGGCTACTTCGTCATCGCCGATACCGGCTGCTGA
- a CDS encoding cold-shock protein — MAQGTVKWFNSEKGFGFIQQDGGGPDVFAHYSNIATQGFRELQEGQRVSFDVTPGQKGPQAENILPA; from the coding sequence ATGGCACAGGGAACCGTGAAGTGGTTCAACTCCGAAAAGGGGTTCGGCTTCATTCAGCAGGACGGCGGCGGTCCCGACGTCTTCGCCCACTACTCGAACATCGCGACCCAGGGCTTCCGTGAGCTTCAGGAGGGCCAGCGGGTCTCCTTCGACGTCACGCCGGGCCAGAAGGGCCCGCAGGCGGAGAACATCCTCCCCGCCTGA
- a CDS encoding PP2C family protein-serine/threonine phosphatase, with the protein MARSPEELGVTRSAGVRGKLLPVLPALLLLIGLLVGLFTPRDVRPDAFLATAMVSAAALLPLWGTVLIGVGGCAIFVGLMVDFNGLQDPTAYSELASLVAIAAFAVFFNRLLGRHAHQLVQVRSVAEIAQLAVLHPVPRHLGHVSLESLYVAAAAEARIGGDLYEAIRTPYGVRLLIGDVRGKGLFAIQTAATLLSAFREAAHDAPDLPHLACRLETSISRHASQYPGAPGSEIAERFITALLAEIPDDEPVVRTVTCGHPPPLLLHHGEVRELEPAAPSPPLNLGMLAGDGYHVDLAPFHPGDQLLLYTDGVTETRDRSGAFYPLTERIRSWSGEAPHHLLDHLHHDLIAYSGGALDDDIAALVARRRASR; encoded by the coding sequence GTGGCGAGGTCTCCTGAGGAACTCGGAGTCACGCGCAGCGCTGGTGTGCGGGGCAAGTTGCTGCCCGTGCTGCCTGCCCTGCTGCTGCTCATCGGCCTGCTCGTCGGCCTCTTCACACCCCGCGATGTCAGGCCGGATGCCTTTCTCGCCACGGCCATGGTTTCCGCCGCCGCACTACTGCCCCTGTGGGGGACCGTGCTCATCGGCGTGGGAGGGTGCGCCATCTTCGTCGGCCTGATGGTGGACTTCAACGGGCTTCAGGATCCGACCGCCTATTCCGAGCTGGCCAGCCTCGTGGCGATTGCGGCGTTCGCCGTCTTCTTCAACCGCCTTCTCGGCCGGCACGCCCATCAGCTGGTCCAGGTCCGCTCAGTGGCCGAGATCGCCCAGCTGGCCGTGCTGCATCCGGTACCGCGACACCTCGGGCACGTCTCGCTCGAGAGCCTGTACGTGGCCGCCGCGGCGGAAGCCCGGATCGGCGGCGATCTCTACGAGGCGATCCGCACCCCGTACGGCGTACGACTGCTCATCGGCGATGTACGCGGCAAGGGCCTGTTCGCGATCCAGACGGCCGCGACGCTGCTCAGCGCCTTTCGCGAGGCCGCTCACGACGCGCCCGACCTGCCGCACCTCGCGTGCCGCCTGGAGACGAGCATCAGCCGCCACGCGTCCCAATACCCCGGGGCCCCGGGTTCGGAGATCGCTGAACGTTTCATCACGGCTCTCCTCGCCGAGATCCCGGACGACGAACCGGTTGTCCGGACCGTCACGTGCGGCCACCCGCCCCCGCTGCTGCTGCACCACGGCGAGGTCCGGGAACTGGAGCCCGCCGCTCCCTCGCCGCCGCTCAACCTGGGCATGCTGGCGGGCGACGGATACCACGTCGACCTCGCCCCCTTCCACCCCGGAGACCAGCTCCTGCTGTACACCGACGGCGTCACCGAGACCCGCGACCGCTCCGGCGCCTTCTACCCCCTCACCGAACGCATCCGCTCATGGAGCGGCGAGGCGCCCCACCACCTCCTCGACCATCTCCACCACGATCTGATCGCCTACAGCGGCGGGGCTCTCGACGACGACATCGCCGCCCTCGTCGCCAGGCGGCGCGCGAGCCGCTGA
- a CDS encoding FAD-dependent oxidoreductase — protein sequence MTRHVKQDVDVTVVGAGPVGLVLAAELALSGATVQVLERRAEPDEAMKAGAINVPTAQALDRRGLLPAAERVQREMLERVGSFGHRADDRQPGGGRRASESRFTGHFAGMILDADLVDWSDPDLAAHTAVAGARMVPQRELEELLADHVARLGVPVRRGVEVTALEDTGDGVLVGTTAGMVRTGWLVGCDGGHSAVRRLAGIDFPGTDPELTGHLAVVDIADPEKLANGWAWSTRGAYRYGPQPGRVVTVEFGAAPADRSTPVTLEELQTSLRRVSDTDVTLTALRGAATRWSDNARQAAAYWSGRVLLAGDAAHVHAPFGGQGLNLGVGDAMNLGWKLGAVVAGWAPDGLLDTYDAERRPLGAWVLDWTRAQIGVMRGDAKSAALREVVADLLSTRAGTTYAVKKISGVAQRIDLPGDHPLVGRFVPDLWLRDGSRLVDHGHGGGFLLLDRTPDGAFARLAAAWPGRVSSVSDDHATPTGVLVRPDGVVAWASDTTGIGAVTGLEAALHRWAGAPSDLRVCGAVLDADAP from the coding sequence GTGACGAGACATGTGAAGCAGGATGTGGACGTGACCGTGGTCGGTGCCGGGCCGGTGGGCCTCGTGCTCGCCGCGGAGCTGGCGCTCTCCGGGGCGACGGTGCAGGTGCTCGAGCGACGGGCCGAGCCGGACGAGGCGATGAAGGCGGGGGCGATCAACGTACCGACGGCCCAGGCGCTCGACCGCCGCGGCCTGCTGCCTGCCGCCGAACGGGTGCAGCGAGAGATGCTCGAGCGGGTGGGGTCGTTCGGTCACAGGGCCGACGACCGGCAGCCCGGCGGCGGCCGACGAGCCAGCGAGTCGCGGTTCACCGGGCATTTCGCCGGAATGATCCTCGACGCCGACCTCGTGGACTGGTCCGATCCCGACCTCGCCGCCCACACCGCGGTCGCCGGAGCCAGGATGGTGCCGCAGCGCGAGCTGGAGGAGCTGCTGGCAGACCATGTCGCGCGACTCGGCGTGCCGGTGCGTCGCGGGGTGGAAGTCACCGCGCTCGAAGACACCGGCGACGGCGTGCTCGTCGGCACCACGGCCGGAATGGTGCGCACCGGCTGGCTGGTCGGGTGCGACGGCGGACACAGCGCCGTGCGCCGCCTCGCGGGCATCGACTTCCCCGGCACCGACCCCGAACTCACCGGACACCTGGCGGTCGTGGACATCGCAGACCCGGAGAAGCTCGCGAACGGATGGGCGTGGTCGACCCGGGGCGCGTACCGCTACGGGCCACAGCCCGGGCGCGTGGTCACCGTGGAGTTCGGCGCCGCTCCCGCCGACCGCTCGACGCCCGTCACCCTGGAGGAGTTGCAGACCAGTCTGCGCCGGGTCTCGGACACCGACGTCACGCTGACCGCGCTGCGCGGCGCCGCTACCCGATGGTCCGACAACGCACGCCAGGCCGCGGCCTACTGGTCGGGGCGGGTGCTGCTGGCCGGCGACGCAGCGCACGTGCACGCGCCGTTCGGCGGCCAGGGGCTCAATCTCGGGGTCGGCGACGCGATGAACCTCGGTTGGAAGCTCGGTGCCGTGGTCGCGGGGTGGGCACCCGACGGGCTGCTCGACACCTATGACGCCGAGCGTCGTCCCCTGGGCGCCTGGGTGCTGGACTGGACGCGGGCCCAGATCGGTGTGATGCGCGGGGACGCCAAGTCGGCCGCGCTCCGGGAGGTCGTCGCCGATTTGCTGAGCACTCGGGCGGGCACGACCTACGCGGTCAAGAAGATCTCCGGTGTCGCACAGCGCATCGACCTGCCCGGTGACCACCCGCTGGTCGGCCGGTTCGTCCCCGACCTGTGGCTGAGGGACGGCTCGCGTCTGGTCGATCACGGTCACGGCGGCGGGTTCCTGCTGCTCGACCGCACTCCGGACGGCGCGTTCGCCCGCCTCGCCGCGGCCTGGCCCGGGCGCGTGAGCAGCGTGAGCGACGACCACGCGACGCCGACCGGGGTGCTGGTACGCCCGGACGGCGTGGTCGCCTGGGCCTCCGACACCACCGGCATCGGCGCTGTCACCGGCCTCGAGGCCGCCCTGCACCGATGGGCCGGCGCGCCTTCGGATCTTCGGGTGTGCGGTGCCGTGCTCGATGCGGATGCGCCGTGA
- a CDS encoding TetR/AcrR family transcriptional regulator, with translation MNPRERRAARHQPPNPEAEAAPTSRRRRAPITVEQVIDTALGVIATEGYEALTMRRLAGALDTGPASLYAHVVNKADLDELLIGRLCSELVLPEPDPTAWREQIRGVCTQIRDQYLKYPGISRAALAMAPSDLETVRVTEGMLAILLAGGVTPQAAAWAIDALLLYVAAYCLETSIARRRSAHDDAAWVLDRDELQRRFTALPVESFPHTTRHAAELTAGEGHDRFDFTLALMIDGLAHH, from the coding sequence GTGAACCCGAGAGAGCGACGCGCGGCGCGCCACCAGCCGCCGAACCCCGAGGCCGAAGCCGCCCCCACATCGCGGCGCCGCAGGGCCCCGATCACCGTGGAGCAGGTCATCGACACCGCGCTGGGCGTCATCGCCACAGAGGGCTACGAGGCACTGACCATGCGCCGGCTGGCCGGCGCGCTCGACACGGGACCCGCCTCGCTCTACGCCCACGTGGTCAACAAGGCCGACCTCGACGAGCTGCTCATCGGGCGGCTGTGCTCCGAACTCGTACTGCCCGAACCCGACCCTACGGCCTGGCGGGAGCAGATCCGCGGCGTGTGCACCCAGATTCGGGACCAGTACCTGAAATACCCCGGAATCTCCCGCGCCGCGCTCGCCATGGCGCCCTCCGACCTCGAGACCGTGCGTGTCACCGAAGGAATGCTGGCGATCCTGCTCGCCGGCGGCGTCACCCCGCAGGCCGCCGCCTGGGCCATCGACGCCCTCTTGCTGTACGTGGCCGCCTACTGCCTTGAGACATCGATCGCGCGCCGGCGATCAGCGCACGATGACGCCGCTTGGGTCCTCGACCGCGACGAACTGCAACGCCGGTTCACCGCTCTCCCCGTCGAGTCCTTCCCCCACACCACCCGCCACGCCGCCGAACTCACCGCCGGCGAAGGCCACGACCGGTTCGACTTCACCCTCGCCCTGATGATCGACGGCCTCGCCCACCACTGA
- a CDS encoding transglycosylase SLT domain-containing protein, which produces MTARTRIARLRTLALTGITTTGAAAAVLTLMPTTAQAAEATQMHTSHAVTTTGTHSRTTTQHTTGNANNLDGWIKQSLQIMKAKGIPGSYDGLKRNIMRESGGNPTAQNNWDVNAQKGTPSKGLLQVIDPTFHAYHVNGTASSVTDPVANITAAANYAAHRYGSIDNVNSAY; this is translated from the coding sequence ATGACCGCTCGCACCCGCATCGCCCGCCTGCGCACCCTCGCCCTCACCGGCATCACCACCACCGGCGCCGCAGCCGCCGTCCTCACCCTGATGCCGACCACCGCACAGGCCGCCGAAGCGACGCAGATGCACACCTCCCACGCGGTCACGACCACGGGGACGCACAGCCGCACTACCACCCAGCACACGACCGGCAACGCCAACAACCTCGACGGCTGGATCAAGCAGTCCCTGCAGATCATGAAGGCCAAGGGCATCCCCGGCAGCTACGACGGCCTCAAGCGCAACATCATGCGCGAGTCCGGCGGCAACCCCACCGCCCAGAACAACTGGGACGTCAACGCCCAGAAGGGCACCCCCTCCAAGGGCCTGCTCCAGGTCATCGACCCCACCTTCCACGCCTACCACGTCAACGGCACCGCCAGCAGCGTCACCGACCCGGTGGCCAACATCACCGCGGCCGCCAACTACGCCGCCCACCGCTACGGCTCCATCGACAACGTCAACTCCGCCTACTGA
- a CDS encoding multicopper oxidase family protein encodes MPVSRRGVLKLGGMALASGAGAGAAAACGSIAPFMQADAPGKADYTLRIATGRVEVAPGTVVSTTTYNGQFPGPLLRFTEGRPVVVDVHNDTGTPELLHWHGQRVPAEVDGAAEEGTPYIPAHGTRRLSFTPGPAGFRFYHTHVAALSDLARGTYTGQAGPVYIEPKADPGAYDQEVFLTLKEFEPSLSHGGDVVQTFLAGSPVPDLKRRGEKAMTDSLARGMPRGYEVGYRVFGINGRALGHGQPIQVRAGQRVLLHVLNASATEIRSLALPGHTFKVLALDGNPVPRRTDVPVLWIGTAERVSALVEMNHPGVWVLGDLSDDDRNAGMGTVVEYAGHSGSPQWITPPAFTWDYRTFTDSGSTTQRPDRTIDLLVEKHNAADKGFNIWPLNGVPFSLDTDKPVLDVQRGKRYRIRFRNASDDIHPLHLHRHTFEVTHIAGTPTHGLHKDVVMLGGYQTVAVDFTADQPGLSLFHCHQQLHMDYGFMILLRCS; translated from the coding sequence ATGCCGGTTTCTCGTCGCGGCGTCCTGAAACTGGGCGGGATGGCCCTGGCCTCGGGGGCCGGCGCCGGTGCGGCCGCCGCCTGTGGCTCCATCGCGCCGTTCATGCAGGCCGATGCCCCGGGGAAGGCGGACTACACACTGCGGATCGCGACCGGGCGGGTGGAGGTTGCGCCGGGCACGGTCGTCTCGACGACGACGTACAACGGGCAGTTTCCCGGACCGCTGCTCCGGTTCACCGAAGGCCGCCCGGTCGTGGTCGACGTCCACAACGACACCGGCACCCCCGAGCTGCTGCACTGGCACGGGCAGCGGGTTCCGGCCGAGGTGGACGGGGCTGCGGAAGAGGGGACCCCGTACATTCCTGCGCACGGGACGCGCCGCCTGTCGTTCACCCCTGGACCGGCCGGCTTCCGCTTCTACCACACCCATGTGGCAGCCCTCAGTGACCTGGCCCGCGGCACCTATACCGGTCAGGCCGGCCCGGTCTACATCGAGCCGAAGGCCGACCCGGGCGCCTACGACCAGGAAGTGTTCCTGACACTGAAGGAGTTCGAGCCGTCCCTCAGCCACGGCGGGGACGTCGTGCAGACCTTCCTGGCCGGCTCCCCCGTGCCGGACCTGAAACGCAGGGGCGAGAAGGCCATGACCGACTCGCTCGCCCGGGGCATGCCGCGCGGCTACGAAGTCGGCTACCGCGTCTTCGGCATCAACGGCCGCGCCTTGGGCCACGGCCAGCCGATCCAGGTCAGGGCCGGGCAGCGCGTGCTGCTCCACGTCCTCAACGCCAGCGCCACCGAGATCCGCAGCCTCGCCCTGCCCGGCCACACCTTCAAAGTGCTCGCGCTCGACGGCAACCCGGTACCCCGCCGGACCGACGTGCCGGTGCTGTGGATCGGCACCGCCGAACGCGTCTCGGCCCTGGTCGAGATGAATCACCCGGGCGTGTGGGTGCTCGGGGACCTGTCCGACGACGACCGGAACGCGGGCATGGGCACCGTGGTGGAGTACGCCGGCCACAGCGGCTCCCCCCAGTGGATCACCCCACCCGCGTTCACCTGGGACTACCGGACCTTCACGGACTCCGGCTCCACCACCCAGCGCCCCGACCGCACCATCGACCTGCTGGTGGAGAAACACAACGCCGCAGACAAGGGGTTCAACATCTGGCCCCTCAACGGCGTCCCCTTCTCCCTGGACACCGACAAGCCGGTACTGGACGTCCAGCGCGGCAAGCGATACCGCATCCGGTTCCGCAACGCCAGCGACGACATCCACCCCCTGCACCTGCACCGCCACACCTTCGAGGTCACCCACATCGCCGGCACCCCGACCCACGGCCTGCACAAGGACGTCGTCATGCTCGGCGGCTACCAGACCGTTGCCGTCGACTTCACCGCCGACCAGCCGGGACTGTCCCTGTTCCACTGCCACCAGCAACTCCACATGGACTACGGATTCATGATCCTTCTGCGCTGCTCCTGA
- a CDS encoding DUF6230 family protein produces MSVAQGALAASFFISGDTFKIAANSLTGKGMSIYGMVDVTRRGKLVPVTVTGVRTAKIDALCLSVLFPIPVLGPYTMRLTGGDHGRPARARNLFFDVSTLRASETDVNNLDIGVAAGSLTSGEVSPGDRGSKFFDPNSIAMQSTSITLDNLRVNAVAASLGSLNLPGSKLSLRSGAQECF; encoded by the coding sequence GTGAGCGTGGCCCAGGGCGCTCTCGCGGCGTCGTTCTTCATCTCCGGTGACACATTCAAGATCGCCGCGAACTCCCTGACCGGCAAGGGCATGAGTATCTACGGCATGGTGGATGTGACACGCAGGGGCAAACTCGTGCCGGTCACCGTCACGGGAGTGAGGACCGCGAAGATCGACGCGCTGTGCCTGTCAGTCCTCTTTCCGATCCCCGTGCTGGGCCCCTACACCATGCGGCTGACCGGCGGCGACCACGGTCGTCCCGCCAGGGCACGGAACTTGTTCTTCGACGTCAGCACGCTCAGGGCCAGCGAAACGGACGTGAACAACCTGGACATCGGCGTCGCGGCAGGATCGCTCACCTCGGGCGAGGTTTCCCCCGGTGACCGGGGCTCGAAATTCTTCGATCCGAACAGCATCGCGATGCAGAGTACGTCCATCACCCTGGACAACCTCCGCGTCAATGCCGTTGCGGCTTCCTTGGGCTCTCTCAACCTGCCCGGATCCAAGCTGTCGTTGAGGTCGGGCGCCCAGGAATGCTTCTGA
- a CDS encoding DUF6114 domain-containing protein has translation MSNLTVPAEWHDALSRTRRRFRIWRDTRPFWAGLMTLSAGLPIMYFPYAHLTWGSVTLALSTTAGAASLVIGVLLAVLGLLLWFEQNTRIFAGIAAILLSLIALPLANFGGLLLGTLPGLIGGSLACAWLAPDDTTVPGDSVDTSHEPTRAENDDPTVISATPADGGHHAQ, from the coding sequence ATGAGCAACCTGACCGTCCCGGCCGAGTGGCATGACGCTCTCTCCCGTACGAGGCGCAGATTTCGAATCTGGCGCGACACACGTCCCTTCTGGGCCGGACTGATGACGCTGTCAGCGGGTCTGCCCATCATGTATTTTCCCTACGCGCACCTGACTTGGGGCAGCGTCACCCTGGCACTGTCCACGACTGCCGGTGCCGCATCGCTGGTCATCGGCGTCCTCCTCGCCGTTCTCGGTCTCCTTCTGTGGTTTGAGCAGAACACGCGCATCTTCGCGGGAATCGCCGCGATCCTGCTGTCCTTGATCGCCTTGCCGCTCGCCAACTTCGGGGGCCTGCTGCTCGGTACGCTGCCCGGCCTCATCGGCGGCTCCCTCGCCTGTGCCTGGCTGGCGCCCGACGACACCACCGTGCCCGGGGATTCCGTGGACACCAGTCACGAGCCCACCAGGGCCGAGAACGACGACCCGACCGTCATCTCGGCGACACCGGCGGACGGTGGACATCATGCTCAGTGA